A single window of Gambusia affinis linkage group LG18, SWU_Gaff_1.0, whole genome shotgun sequence DNA harbors:
- the pcdh7b gene encoding protocadherin-7b isoform X5, with protein MGTTAAVDCLYYCMLILQLVHQPAASKQVLRYRLAEEGPADVRVGNVAGDLGIVAGSGEVTFTLESGSDFFKIDNITGELTTNERRIDREKLQQCQMIFDENECFIDFEVSVIGPAQSWVDLFEGKVIILDINDNTPSFPSPVLTLSVEENRPIGTLYLLPTATDRDFGRNGIERYELIQDNGENSRRLGSSGDSYSGKRRFEEGASRSSVFELQVADTIDGEKQPQLIIKGALDREQRDSYELTLRVRDGGDPPRSSQAILRVMITDVNDNNPRFEKNVYEADLPENSSPGAPILQLKAADADVGVNGQIEYVFGAATESVRRLLRLDESTGWLSVLHRIDREEVSQLRFTVMARDRGQPPKMDKATVVLNIKDENDNVPAIEIRKIGRIFLKDGVANVAEDVMVDAPIALVQVSDRDQGENGIVTCTVVGDVPFQLKPASEMEGEQNKKKYFLHTSAPLDYEATQEYNVVIVAVDSGSPSLASNNSLIVKVGDTNDNPPIFSQNVVEVSFPESNAPGERVTTVKAVDADSGKNAEIAYSLDSSVNGIFSIDADSGDIRVNTILDREQTERYEFKVIAKDKGINTLQGSATVVVLVGDKNDNDPKFMQDVFTFYVKENLDPNSPVGMVTVIDADKGQNAEMGLFIEEEEEIFSIENETGTIFSTLSFDREQKTTYTFRVKAVDGGDPPRSATATVSLFVMDENDNAPTVTFPINSSYTLLPPSSNIRTVVRTVIATDTDTGINADLNYSIIGGNPFKLFEIDGGTGVISLMAKLEPKHYGLHRLVIQVNDSGQPSQSTTTLVHVYVNETLSNSTIVEAQVAKSLSTSLNTNIAGDPNYDLSKQRLSIVIGVVSGIMTVILIILVVVMARYCHPKNKNGYEAGKKDHEDFFTPQQHDKSKKPKKDKKKQKSKQPLYSSIVTVEASKPNGQRYDGVNEKLSDSPGMGRYRSVNGGPGSPDLARHYKSSSPLPTVQLHPQSPTAGKKHQAVQDLPPANTFVGTGDNISLGSDHCSDYSTQTINKYNKQTPGPCLT; from the coding sequence ATGGGGACTACTGCAGCAGTGGACTGTTTGTACTATTGCATGCTCATATTGCAGCTTGTTCATCAGCCCGCTGCGAGTAAGCAAGTGCTCCGGTACCGCTTGGCGGAGGAGGGACCTGCCGATGTCAGAGTTGGCAACGTAGCAGGCGACCTGGGCATTGTGGCCGGGTCCGGCGAGGTGACATTCACCCTGGAGTCCGGCTCGGATTTTTTCAAAATAGACAACATAACAGGTGAGCTCACCACCAACGAGAGGCGGATAGACCGTGAGAAATTACAGCAGTGCCAAATGATATTTGATGAGAACGAGTGTTTCATAGATTTTGAGGTGTCCGTTATTGGACCAGCTCAGAGCTGGGTCGACCTCTTTGAGGGGAAAGTCATCATATTAGATATAAATGACAACACTCCATCTTTCCCCTCGCCTGTCCTGACACTGtctgtggaggaaaacagacCCATTGGAACCCTTTATCTGCTGCCCACAGCCACAGACAGAGATTTTGGCAGGAATGGAATAGAGCGATATGAGCTAATTCAGGACAATGGGGAAAACTCAAGGCGTTTGGGATCTTCTGGGGATTCCTACTCTGGAAAAAGAAGATTTGAGGAGGGCGCGAGCAGGAGCAGTGTGTTTGAACTGCAAGTTGCTGACACTATTGATGGAGAGAAGCAACCCCAACTCATCATTAAAGGGGCCCTTGACAGAGAACAGAGAGACTCTTATGAGCTCACCTTGCGGGTTAGGGACGGAGGAGATCCCCCACGTTCCTCTCAGGCCATTCTGAGAGTAATGATCACTGATGTAAATGACAACAACCCGCGGTTTGAGAAGAACGTGTATGAAGCTGACCTGCCGGAAAACAGCTCCCCTGGTGCACCAATACTCCAGCTTAAAGCAGCTGATGCAGACGTTGGGGTTAATGGTCAAATTGAATATGTGTTTGGGGCAGCCACAGAGTCTGTGAGAAGGCTGCTGAGGTTGGATGAGAGCACTGGCTGGCTAAGTGTGTTGCATCGCATTGACCGTGAAGAAGTTAGCCAACTGAGATTCACAGTAATGGCTCGTGACCGAGGCCAGCCGCCCAAAATGGATAAGGCAACAGTGGTGCTGAATATCAAGGACGAGAACGACAATGTCCCAGCAATTGAAATCCGAAAAATTGGCCGCATTTTTCTTAAAGACGGAGTGGCAAACGTAGCTGAGGACGTGATGGTTGACGCACCCATTGCTTTAGTGCAAGTGTCAGACAGAGACCAAGGAGAGAATGGCATAGTAACCTGCACAGTTGTAGGAGATGTACCCTTTCAACTCAAACCAGCCAGTGAGATGGAAGgtgaacagaataaaaaaaagtattttctccaCACATCTGCACCACTGGACTATGAAGCCACACAGGAATACAATGTGGTAATAGTGGCTGTGGACTCTGGAAGCCCTAGTCTGGCAAGTAATAACTCTCTTATCGTCAAAGTGGGTGACACTAATGATAATCCTCCCATCTTCAGCCAGAATGTAGTTGAGGTATCCTTCCCTGAAAGCAATGCCCCTGGCGAGAGGGTGACAACAGTAAAAGCTGTTGATGCTGACAGtggaaaaaatgctgaaatagcATATTCTCTCGATTCATCTGTAAATGGGATTTTCTCTATTGATGCAGACAGTGGAGACATCCGAGTAAACACCATCTTGGATAGAGAGCAAACAGAGCGCTATGAATTTAAAGTGATAGCTAAAGATAAGGGCATAAACACTCTTCAGGGTTCTGCCACTGTGGTTGTTCTCGTGGGggataaaaatgacaatgatcCAAAGTTCATGCAGGATGTGTTCACCTTCTATGTCAAAGAAAATCTTGATCCTAACAGCCCTGTTGGTATGGTCACAGTTATTGATGCTGATAAAGGCCAAAATGCAGAGATGGGTCTTTTCattgaggaggaggaggaaatctTTTCTATTGAGAATGAAACTGGGACTATTTTTTCCACCCTCTCCTTCGACCGGgagcaaaaaactacatacacATTCCGTGTCAAAGCTGTGGATGGTGGTGATCCACCCAGATCCGCCACCGCCACAGTCTCACTCTTTGTCatggatgaaaatgacaatgcACCAACAGTCACCTTCCCAATAAACAGCTCCTACAcccttctccctccctccagTAACATCAGGACAGTTGTCAGAACTGTTATAGCCACCGATACGGACACTGGCATCAATGCAGACCTGAACTACAGCATCATTGGGGGAAACCCCTTCAAGCTGTTTGAGATTGATGGGGGCACTGGGGTGATCTCATTGATGGCAAAGCTAGAACCAAAACACTATGGTCTCCACAGACTTGTGATCCAAGTGAATGACAGTGGTCAGCCTTCACAGAGCACCACCACCCTGGTTCACGTGTATGTTAATGAGACACTTTCCAATTCCACAATTGTGGAGGCACAGGTGGCTAAGAGCCTGAGTACCTCCCTGAACACCAATATCGCTGGTGACCCCAACTATGATCTGAGCAAACAACGATTAAGCATTGTAATTGGAGTAGTTTCGGGCATCATGACCGTCATCCTCATCATTCTTGTTGTTGTCATGGCCCGTTATTGCCACCCTAAGAACAAGAATGGCTATGAGGCAGGAAAGAAAGATCATGAGGACTTTTTTACACCTCAGCAGCATGACAAATCCAAGAAGCCCAAGAAAGataagaagaaacaaaagtcCAAACAGCCTCTCTATAGTAGTATTGTCACAGTAGAGGCCTCCAAACCTAATGGGCAGCGCTACGACGGCGTCAATGAGAAGCTTTCAGACAGCCCCGGCATGGGACGCTACCGTTCAGTCAACGGTGGGCCGGGAAGTCCAGACCTGGCTCGGCACTACAAGTCCAGTTCACCGCTCCCAACTGTCCAGCTTCACCCTCAGTCACCAACAGCTGGAAAAAAGCACCAGGCAGTTCAGGACCTGCCCCCTGCCAACACCTTTGTTGGCACCGGAGATAACATTTCCCTTGGATCTGACCACTGCTCTGACTACAGCACTCAAACCATCAACAAGTACAACAAACAG
- the pcdh7b gene encoding protocadherin-7b isoform X4 yields the protein MGTTAAVDCLYYCMLILQLVHQPAASKQVLRYRLAEEGPADVRVGNVAGDLGIVAGSGEVTFTLESGSDFFKIDNITGELTTNERRIDREKLQQCQMIFDENECFIDFEVSVIGPAQSWVDLFEGKVIILDINDNTPSFPSPVLTLSVEENRPIGTLYLLPTATDRDFGRNGIERYELIQDNGENSRRLGSSGDSYSGKRRFEEGASRSSVFELQVADTIDGEKQPQLIIKGALDREQRDSYELTLRVRDGGDPPRSSQAILRVMITDVNDNNPRFEKNVYEADLPENSSPGAPILQLKAADADVGVNGQIEYVFGAATESVRRLLRLDESTGWLSVLHRIDREEVSQLRFTVMARDRGQPPKMDKATVVLNIKDENDNVPAIEIRKIGRIFLKDGVANVAEDVMVDAPIALVQVSDRDQGENGIVTCTVVGDVPFQLKPASEMEGEQNKKKYFLHTSAPLDYEATQEYNVVIVAVDSGSPSLASNNSLIVKVGDTNDNPPIFSQNVVEVSFPESNAPGERVTTVKAVDADSGKNAEIAYSLDSSVNGIFSIDADSGDIRVNTILDREQTERYEFKVIAKDKGINTLQGSATVVVLVGDKNDNDPKFMQDVFTFYVKENLDPNSPVGMVTVIDADKGQNAEMGLFIEEEEEIFSIENETGTIFSTLSFDREQKTTYTFRVKAVDGGDPPRSATATVSLFVMDENDNAPTVTFPINSSYTLLPPSSNIRTVVRTVIATDTDTGINADLNYSIIGGNPFKLFEIDGGTGVISLMAKLEPKHYGLHRLVIQVNDSGQPSQSTTTLVHVYVNETLSNSTIVEAQVAKSLSTSLNTNIAGDPNYDLSKQRLSIVIGVVSGIMTVILIILVVVMARYCHPKNKNGYEAGKKDHEDFFTPQQHDKSKKPKKDKKKQKSKQPLYSSIVTVEASKPNGQRYDGVNEKLSDSPGMGRYRSVNGGPGSPDLARHYKSSSPLPTVQLHPQSPTAGKKHQAVQDLPPANTFVGTGDNISLGSDHCSDYSTQTINKYNKQPFRRVTFSVVSQPQDPHQQGSLQSCYDSGLDESETPSSKSSSGPRLGALPLPEDSYERTTPDGSVGEAEHMENGDKEH from the coding sequence ATGGGGACTACTGCAGCAGTGGACTGTTTGTACTATTGCATGCTCATATTGCAGCTTGTTCATCAGCCCGCTGCGAGTAAGCAAGTGCTCCGGTACCGCTTGGCGGAGGAGGGACCTGCCGATGTCAGAGTTGGCAACGTAGCAGGCGACCTGGGCATTGTGGCCGGGTCCGGCGAGGTGACATTCACCCTGGAGTCCGGCTCGGATTTTTTCAAAATAGACAACATAACAGGTGAGCTCACCACCAACGAGAGGCGGATAGACCGTGAGAAATTACAGCAGTGCCAAATGATATTTGATGAGAACGAGTGTTTCATAGATTTTGAGGTGTCCGTTATTGGACCAGCTCAGAGCTGGGTCGACCTCTTTGAGGGGAAAGTCATCATATTAGATATAAATGACAACACTCCATCTTTCCCCTCGCCTGTCCTGACACTGtctgtggaggaaaacagacCCATTGGAACCCTTTATCTGCTGCCCACAGCCACAGACAGAGATTTTGGCAGGAATGGAATAGAGCGATATGAGCTAATTCAGGACAATGGGGAAAACTCAAGGCGTTTGGGATCTTCTGGGGATTCCTACTCTGGAAAAAGAAGATTTGAGGAGGGCGCGAGCAGGAGCAGTGTGTTTGAACTGCAAGTTGCTGACACTATTGATGGAGAGAAGCAACCCCAACTCATCATTAAAGGGGCCCTTGACAGAGAACAGAGAGACTCTTATGAGCTCACCTTGCGGGTTAGGGACGGAGGAGATCCCCCACGTTCCTCTCAGGCCATTCTGAGAGTAATGATCACTGATGTAAATGACAACAACCCGCGGTTTGAGAAGAACGTGTATGAAGCTGACCTGCCGGAAAACAGCTCCCCTGGTGCACCAATACTCCAGCTTAAAGCAGCTGATGCAGACGTTGGGGTTAATGGTCAAATTGAATATGTGTTTGGGGCAGCCACAGAGTCTGTGAGAAGGCTGCTGAGGTTGGATGAGAGCACTGGCTGGCTAAGTGTGTTGCATCGCATTGACCGTGAAGAAGTTAGCCAACTGAGATTCACAGTAATGGCTCGTGACCGAGGCCAGCCGCCCAAAATGGATAAGGCAACAGTGGTGCTGAATATCAAGGACGAGAACGACAATGTCCCAGCAATTGAAATCCGAAAAATTGGCCGCATTTTTCTTAAAGACGGAGTGGCAAACGTAGCTGAGGACGTGATGGTTGACGCACCCATTGCTTTAGTGCAAGTGTCAGACAGAGACCAAGGAGAGAATGGCATAGTAACCTGCACAGTTGTAGGAGATGTACCCTTTCAACTCAAACCAGCCAGTGAGATGGAAGgtgaacagaataaaaaaaagtattttctccaCACATCTGCACCACTGGACTATGAAGCCACACAGGAATACAATGTGGTAATAGTGGCTGTGGACTCTGGAAGCCCTAGTCTGGCAAGTAATAACTCTCTTATCGTCAAAGTGGGTGACACTAATGATAATCCTCCCATCTTCAGCCAGAATGTAGTTGAGGTATCCTTCCCTGAAAGCAATGCCCCTGGCGAGAGGGTGACAACAGTAAAAGCTGTTGATGCTGACAGtggaaaaaatgctgaaatagcATATTCTCTCGATTCATCTGTAAATGGGATTTTCTCTATTGATGCAGACAGTGGAGACATCCGAGTAAACACCATCTTGGATAGAGAGCAAACAGAGCGCTATGAATTTAAAGTGATAGCTAAAGATAAGGGCATAAACACTCTTCAGGGTTCTGCCACTGTGGTTGTTCTCGTGGGggataaaaatgacaatgatcCAAAGTTCATGCAGGATGTGTTCACCTTCTATGTCAAAGAAAATCTTGATCCTAACAGCCCTGTTGGTATGGTCACAGTTATTGATGCTGATAAAGGCCAAAATGCAGAGATGGGTCTTTTCattgaggaggaggaggaaatctTTTCTATTGAGAATGAAACTGGGACTATTTTTTCCACCCTCTCCTTCGACCGGgagcaaaaaactacatacacATTCCGTGTCAAAGCTGTGGATGGTGGTGATCCACCCAGATCCGCCACCGCCACAGTCTCACTCTTTGTCatggatgaaaatgacaatgcACCAACAGTCACCTTCCCAATAAACAGCTCCTACAcccttctccctccctccagTAACATCAGGACAGTTGTCAGAACTGTTATAGCCACCGATACGGACACTGGCATCAATGCAGACCTGAACTACAGCATCATTGGGGGAAACCCCTTCAAGCTGTTTGAGATTGATGGGGGCACTGGGGTGATCTCATTGATGGCAAAGCTAGAACCAAAACACTATGGTCTCCACAGACTTGTGATCCAAGTGAATGACAGTGGTCAGCCTTCACAGAGCACCACCACCCTGGTTCACGTGTATGTTAATGAGACACTTTCCAATTCCACAATTGTGGAGGCACAGGTGGCTAAGAGCCTGAGTACCTCCCTGAACACCAATATCGCTGGTGACCCCAACTATGATCTGAGCAAACAACGATTAAGCATTGTAATTGGAGTAGTTTCGGGCATCATGACCGTCATCCTCATCATTCTTGTTGTTGTCATGGCCCGTTATTGCCACCCTAAGAACAAGAATGGCTATGAGGCAGGAAAGAAAGATCATGAGGACTTTTTTACACCTCAGCAGCATGACAAATCCAAGAAGCCCAAGAAAGataagaagaaacaaaagtcCAAACAGCCTCTCTATAGTAGTATTGTCACAGTAGAGGCCTCCAAACCTAATGGGCAGCGCTACGACGGCGTCAATGAGAAGCTTTCAGACAGCCCCGGCATGGGACGCTACCGTTCAGTCAACGGTGGGCCGGGAAGTCCAGACCTGGCTCGGCACTACAAGTCCAGTTCACCGCTCCCAACTGTCCAGCTTCACCCTCAGTCACCAACAGCTGGAAAAAAGCACCAGGCAGTTCAGGACCTGCCCCCTGCCAACACCTTTGTTGGCACCGGAGATAACATTTCCCTTGGATCTGACCACTGCTCTGACTACAGCACTCAAACCATCAACAAGTACAACAAACAG